The following proteins are co-located in the Nitrospirota bacterium genome:
- a CDS encoding ubiquinol-cytochrome c reductase iron-sulfur subunit, with protein sequence MQPKLKSKVRCADQEVGEVTKIIMDPLTREISHLVVSLNGAGERQVAMGLVQTVTDGVVQLRSSASDVSALPPFKRDEYVTLHEVEIPHIEDHLHVSPGEVLVPFPDLEKSVKRRTFFANLTHVVGLFIGLPLAFPVLKYLMKPMYAPFDNGWLKIGNIGKIKADDAGTQFKFKRKVKEAYLPEAEIEKNVWILKATPAVLEKIYQGKDMDFRDGAGKTIWTNKKDVPYVAFSGKCPHLGCGFKWRQHKVLGQVFLCPCHLSIYDAAGTVLDGPAPRPLDPLPIQVSASGEVQIIDMEFKAGTKSQTRIV encoded by the coding sequence ATGCAGCCTAAACTGAAATCCAAAGTCCGCTGTGCGGATCAAGAAGTCGGTGAAGTGACGAAGATCATCATGGATCCGCTGACCCGTGAGATCAGCCATCTCGTGGTGTCGTTGAACGGTGCAGGTGAGCGGCAAGTCGCGATGGGCCTGGTGCAGACCGTTACGGACGGGGTGGTGCAGCTACGGTCGTCTGCGTCTGACGTGAGTGCGTTGCCGCCGTTCAAGCGTGATGAGTACGTCACATTGCATGAGGTGGAGATCCCGCACATTGAAGACCATCTTCACGTGTCGCCGGGCGAAGTTCTGGTGCCGTTTCCTGATTTGGAGAAGAGCGTCAAGCGACGGACCTTCTTCGCAAATCTGACCCACGTGGTCGGATTGTTTATTGGATTGCCGCTGGCTTTCCCCGTCTTGAAGTATTTGATGAAGCCGATGTATGCCCCGTTCGACAACGGATGGCTCAAGATCGGTAACATCGGGAAGATCAAGGCGGACGATGCGGGGACGCAGTTCAAGTTCAAGCGCAAGGTCAAAGAGGCCTATCTGCCTGAAGCCGAGATCGAGAAAAATGTGTGGATCTTGAAGGCGACGCCCGCAGTCCTCGAAAAGATATACCAGGGAAAAGATATGGACTTCCGGGATGGCGCCGGGAAAACGATCTGGACCAATAAGAAGGACGTGCCCTACGTCGCCTTTTCTGGTAAGTGTCCTCATCTTGGGTGTGGATTTAAATGGCGTCAGCATAAAGTGCTGGGACAGGTGTTCTTGTGTCCCTGCCATTTGAGCATCTACGATGCGGCCGGTACGGTGTTGGATGGCCCTGCCCCGCGTCCCCTCGATCCGTTGCCCATTCAGGTGTCCGCGAGCGGTGAGGTGCAAATTATCGATATGGAATTCAAAGCCGGGACGAAGTCCCAAACGCGGATTGTCTAG